One Microbacter margulisiae genomic window carries:
- the murB gene encoding UDP-N-acetylmuramate dehydrogenase, whose protein sequence is MISHSSFSLQPYNTFGIEAHCYRFIELQQRDDVALWASMQQQSDKPFFLLGGGSNVVFLPWIDKSVVKVSLHGIELLKEDDEHVWIQAAAGENWSDFVDFCVQKGWGGLENLTGIPGTVGASPVQNVGAYGVEAKDAIESVECFGIASGKWKNVLNSECQFSYRDSIFKQALKNQVIITSVTFRLDKNPSLNLSYGGIQQQLKKEGILQPTIKDVSRAVKTLRNEKLPDPAIIGSAGSFFKNPVVAVDKYISLKNHYPDMVAFPVGEDYKLAAGWLIEQCGWKGKQIGKVGVYPKQALVLINLGSCTGNDVKQLALAIQQSVQEKFDVKLETEALFIE, encoded by the coding sequence ATGATTTCGCATTCCTCGTTCTCTTTGCAACCTTACAATACCTTTGGCATTGAGGCTCACTGCTACCGTTTTATTGAGCTGCAACAACGTGATGATGTTGCTTTATGGGCATCCATGCAACAACAATCAGACAAACCCTTCTTTCTTCTCGGAGGCGGGAGCAATGTTGTTTTTCTTCCCTGGATTGATAAAAGCGTAGTAAAAGTATCTTTACACGGCATTGAACTACTCAAAGAAGATGATGAACATGTCTGGATTCAAGCTGCTGCCGGTGAAAACTGGAGCGATTTTGTCGATTTCTGTGTTCAAAAGGGATGGGGCGGACTAGAAAACCTGACTGGAATTCCAGGCACAGTTGGAGCCTCGCCTGTTCAGAATGTAGGCGCATATGGAGTTGAAGCCAAAGATGCTATTGAATCTGTAGAATGTTTTGGAATAGCAAGTGGAAAATGGAAGAACGTGCTCAATTCCGAATGTCAATTCAGTTATCGGGATTCAATATTTAAACAAGCTCTGAAAAACCAGGTCATCATTACGTCCGTTACTTTTCGCCTCGATAAAAATCCTTCCTTAAACTTGAGTTATGGAGGCATTCAGCAGCAACTCAAAAAAGAAGGCATTCTACAGCCAACTATTAAAGATGTAAGTCGTGCTGTGAAGACCCTGAGAAATGAAAAACTGCCCGATCCGGCCATCATCGGAAGTGCGGGAAGTTTTTTCAAAAATCCGGTGGTAGCAGTCGATAAATATATCAGCCTAAAGAATCATTACCCTGACATGGTAGCATTTCCGGTAGGTGAAGATTATAAACTTGCAGCCGGATGGTTGATTGAACAATGCGGATGGAAAGGAAAACAAATTGGCAAAGTAGGCGTTTATCCTAAACAAGCATTGGTCTTAATCAATCTGGGATCATGTACCGGTAACGATGTTAAACAATTAGCCCTTGCCATTCAACAATCGGTACAAGAAAAATTTGATGTCAAATTAGAGACAGAAGCCCTATTTATAGAATAG
- a CDS encoding putative porin, whose translation MQNRRSGNISDNRSSQQKSVYVAPDVKTWKIDSRFGVADTVAVDTIPLNFQDDNPVDRYSIANSYNGNLASPLQSKIFFDRTQKTDFLFGIPYDAYFRDPSDFYFFNTKTPYTNFGYQTGSSAQQAEDHVNVLFSMNDGKRLNITGLFDYIYARGQYSSQSAKALVASLYGSYTSNHYNASGILAYQKFDNKENGGLTDDRYVTNPTYTGQYTTINMPVNLSGAQSGYENVFFYYNQSYSLGFTKTIHLKNDSVRKEFIPVTTFIHTLNYSLGSKRFHETSVDTSFFANTYLSNTSHSDTASEMSLKNTFAVRLDEKFNRLFHFGLTAFIESNYQRYMMLNDSDRLSYASEYNTTIGGKLSKYEGRIYKYDFEGDMIIEGPRIGDFHLKGNIGGFFRLGKDSVVLRARGRIQSVSPSYFWDHYYSNHFIWNNHFANTFQSYVGGDLSLPKHHLFLGLQMANTKNMLYFNSSALPAQFSGNIQVVAANAELDLHAGPFVLANKGVYQICSNQSILPLPTWSMFHNLYFTTTLFKDLNTQIGTSVSYNSSYYAPDYMPATEQFYLQHQIKLGAYPLINVYANFHLKQIRIFVKYYNLGTMFLPNTNYFSIPHYPLNPMTFKFGFSWNFYS comes from the coding sequence ATGCAAAATAGAAGATCAGGCAATATATCGGATAATCGGTCATCCCAACAGAAATCTGTTTATGTTGCTCCCGACGTAAAAACTTGGAAAATTGATTCTCGTTTTGGCGTAGCTGATACAGTTGCAGTTGATACCATTCCGTTGAATTTTCAGGATGATAATCCTGTTGATCGGTATAGCATAGCTAATTCTTACAATGGAAACTTAGCATCTCCATTACAATCGAAGATCTTTTTTGATCGCACGCAAAAAACAGATTTTTTATTTGGTATCCCGTATGATGCTTATTTTCGGGATCCAAGTGATTTTTACTTTTTCAACACAAAGACTCCATATACTAATTTTGGGTATCAAACAGGTTCTTCTGCTCAACAAGCAGAGGATCATGTGAATGTCCTTTTTTCAATGAATGATGGCAAAAGATTAAATATTACCGGTTTGTTCGACTATATTTATGCCAGGGGGCAATATTCCAGCCAATCGGCAAAAGCATTGGTCGCTTCTTTGTATGGTAGCTACACCAGTAATCATTATAATGCTTCTGGTATCTTGGCTTATCAAAAATTTGATAATAAAGAAAATGGTGGATTAACGGATGATCGCTATGTTACCAATCCTACCTATACGGGTCAATATACCACGATTAATATGCCCGTGAATTTGAGTGGTGCTCAATCGGGCTATGAAAATGTCTTTTTTTATTACAACCAAAGCTATTCTCTCGGGTTTACGAAAACCATTCATCTCAAGAACGATTCAGTGCGAAAAGAATTTATTCCTGTTACTACATTTATCCACACACTGAATTATTCCCTTGGAAGTAAACGTTTTCATGAAACGAGTGTTGATACTTCATTCTTTGCTAATACCTATCTTAGCAATACGAGTCATTCCGATACAGCTTCGGAGATGTCGCTGAAGAATACTTTTGCTGTACGCTTGGATGAGAAGTTCAACCGGCTTTTTCATTTTGGCCTAACTGCCTTTATTGAAAGTAATTATCAACGTTACATGATGTTGAATGATTCTGATCGACTTTCTTATGCTTCTGAATATAATACGACCATTGGAGGCAAGCTTTCAAAATATGAGGGTAGAATTTATAAGTATGATTTCGAGGGAGATATGATTATCGAAGGTCCCCGGATTGGAGATTTTCATCTGAAAGGGAATATTGGCGGATTTTTCCGGTTGGGGAAAGACTCGGTGGTGCTCAGGGCGAGAGGAAGGATACAGTCTGTGTCGCCGTCATATTTTTGGGATCATTATTATTCCAATCATTTTATTTGGAATAACCATTTTGCCAACACCTTCCAGTCCTATGTCGGTGGAGATTTGTCTTTGCCAAAACATCACTTATTTTTAGGGCTACAAATGGCAAACACAAAGAATATGCTCTATTTTAATTCGTCAGCATTACCGGCTCAATTTTCTGGAAACATTCAGGTCGTGGCTGCAAATGCTGAACTTGATTTGCATGCAGGCCCTTTTGTGTTAGCAAATAAAGGGGTATATCAAATTTGCAGCAACCAATCCATCTTGCCTTTGCCAACATGGTCGATGTTTCATAATTTGTATTTTACTACGACGCTTTTTAAAGACCTTAATACTCAAATTGGAACTTCTGTCAGCTATAATTCAAGTTATTACGCCCCGGACTATATGCCCGCAACGGAACAATTTTATCTACAGCATCAAATCAAACTGGGTGCATATCCGTTGATCAATGTTTATGCTAATTTTCACTTGAAGCAAATTAGAATCTTTGTAAAGTATTATAACTTAGGAACAATGTTTTTGCCCAATACCAACTATTTCTCCATACCTCACTATCCTTTGAATCCAATGACTTTTAAATTTGGATTTTCATGGAACTTCTATAGCTAG
- the priA gene encoding replication restart helicase PriA: protein MTPRFAEVIMPLPIEGTFTYSVPEELSSIVKIGMRVVVTFGTHRLYTGIIQYLHLIPPDTKNVKPIFSLLDEEAILIRPQLDFWEWMATYYMASLGDVYVAALPSGLRLENETLIRRNPEVDKTLSFSSRESRIWNAISEDRACSIQELIKRTESKHAVVWIKSLMDKKAVIVSQTITDTYKPRTISMVKAAFNKDNEQEVQTIFERLKRAEKQLSLLITYLDLSQLLSKQETKPVSKQTLLEKSGASVAVLNGLVDKKILQLYDQPVSRLTHEITTPLQEAASLNLFQTKAYQSLLDEWKTKQTVLLHGVTSSGKTEIYIHAIQKVIALGRQVLYLVPEIALTTQLTHRLARVFGSKLGIYHSKFNDNERIEVWKNLLHREGLQIILGARSSIFLPFHDLGLVIIDEEHETSYKQQDSAPRYHARDAAIMLAHLHSAKVLLGTATPSIETYQNALSGKYGFVELKQRYEGITLPRVASVDLKEAFRKKQTAGHFSDTLIEAISGALSRREQVILFHNRRGYAPYVECPQCAYVPKCKYCDVSLTYHKQQHKLICHYCGFSQPLPDRCPSCGNNSLKIKGLGTEKIEDEVSQFFPNAKISRLDLDVANTRKGFERIITAFEQHETDILIGTQMVAKGLDFANVSLVGVLNADVLFHYPDFRAHERAFQLLSQVSGRSGRKGKQGNVLIQTMDPNHAVLPQVIAHDYISMFRTQMKERYEFCYPPYYRLIVINLRHKDENTVHHASERLAKQLRKLFSDRVLGPEIPPIGRLHSWYMRTLLLKIESNRSSNAAKKMLKETIAELQAEAPFQSVQINFDVDPM, encoded by the coding sequence ATGACACCACGTTTTGCCGAAGTTATCATGCCTTTACCCATAGAAGGGACATTCACTTACAGTGTCCCGGAGGAATTGTCATCGATCGTGAAAATTGGGATGCGTGTGGTGGTTACATTCGGCACACATCGTTTATACACGGGAATTATACAATATCTGCATCTCATTCCGCCGGATACGAAAAATGTAAAACCCATCTTTTCCCTTTTGGATGAAGAAGCCATTTTAATACGGCCTCAACTGGATTTCTGGGAATGGATGGCAACCTATTACATGGCATCATTAGGAGATGTTTATGTTGCTGCTTTACCATCCGGATTACGCTTGGAAAATGAAACGCTGATCAGACGAAATCCCGAAGTTGATAAAACACTTTCGTTCTCTTCCCGTGAATCGCGCATATGGAATGCAATATCCGAAGATAGGGCCTGCTCCATTCAGGAATTGATTAAGCGCACCGAATCCAAACATGCAGTGGTGTGGATTAAAAGCCTTATGGATAAAAAAGCGGTCATCGTATCCCAAACCATCACAGACACATACAAGCCGCGTACCATCAGCATGGTAAAAGCTGCATTCAACAAAGATAACGAACAAGAGGTTCAAACCATTTTTGAGCGTTTAAAGCGTGCTGAGAAGCAGTTGTCGTTGTTGATTACCTATCTTGATCTGTCGCAATTACTTTCAAAGCAAGAAACAAAACCTGTATCGAAACAAACTTTACTTGAAAAAAGCGGAGCTTCAGTGGCAGTTCTGAATGGTTTAGTCGATAAAAAAATTCTACAATTATATGACCAGCCTGTAAGTCGCCTGACGCATGAGATAACCACTCCTTTACAAGAAGCAGCCTCATTAAACTTATTTCAGACCAAAGCATACCAGTCATTATTAGATGAATGGAAAACAAAACAAACAGTTTTATTGCATGGTGTCACATCAAGTGGCAAAACGGAAATTTACATACATGCCATTCAGAAAGTAATAGCATTGGGACGCCAGGTTTTATACCTGGTTCCCGAAATCGCTTTAACTACACAGTTGACGCATCGCTTAGCCCGGGTTTTCGGAAGTAAACTAGGCATTTATCATTCCAAGTTTAATGATAATGAACGTATCGAAGTATGGAAGAATTTGCTGCATCGGGAAGGGCTGCAAATTATTCTGGGAGCACGTTCCTCTATTTTTTTGCCATTTCACGATTTAGGATTGGTCATTATTGACGAAGAACACGAAACCAGCTATAAGCAACAGGATTCAGCGCCACGCTACCATGCACGGGACGCCGCCATTATGCTGGCACATTTACACAGCGCAAAAGTATTGCTTGGGACAGCCACTCCATCTATAGAAACCTATCAAAATGCCTTGTCAGGTAAATATGGATTTGTAGAATTGAAGCAGCGTTATGAAGGCATTACATTACCACGTGTTGCCTCTGTAGATTTAAAGGAAGCTTTTCGGAAAAAGCAGACAGCCGGTCATTTTTCCGACACATTAATTGAAGCCATCAGTGGAGCTTTATCACGCCGTGAGCAGGTCATTTTATTTCATAATCGTAGAGGATATGCACCTTATGTAGAATGCCCGCAGTGTGCCTATGTGCCTAAGTGTAAATATTGTGACGTTAGCCTGACTTACCACAAGCAACAACATAAATTAATTTGCCACTATTGCGGATTCTCACAACCATTGCCCGATCGCTGCCCATCGTGTGGAAATAATTCTTTAAAAATAAAAGGATTGGGAACGGAAAAAATCGAAGATGAAGTAAGTCAGTTTTTCCCAAACGCGAAAATAAGTAGGCTGGATCTTGATGTAGCAAATACCCGCAAAGGATTTGAACGCATCATTACTGCCTTTGAGCAACATGAAACAGACATTTTGATAGGCACGCAAATGGTTGCAAAAGGGCTTGACTTTGCGAATGTGTCGTTAGTTGGAGTTCTCAATGCCGATGTTTTATTTCACTATCCCGATTTCAGAGCCCATGAAAGAGCTTTTCAATTACTATCGCAAGTCAGTGGTCGATCTGGAAGGAAAGGCAAACAAGGAAATGTTTTGATTCAAACCATGGATCCAAATCATGCTGTTTTGCCACAGGTTATCGCTCATGATTATATTTCAATGTTCCGTACCCAAATGAAGGAACGATATGAATTTTGTTATCCACCCTATTACAGGCTGATTGTCATAAACCTACGACATAAAGACGAAAACACGGTACATCACGCATCCGAGCGATTAGCCAAACAGTTGCGTAAATTATTTTCCGATCGTGTTTTAGGCCCGGAGATTCCTCCCATCGGGCGCTTGCATAGCTGGTATATGCGTACCCTTTTACTAAAGATTGAAAGCAATAGATCAAGTAATGCGGCAAAAAAGATGCTGAAAGAAACAATAGCAGAGCTTCAGGCAGAGGCTCCTTTTCAGTCTGTCCAAATCAATTTTGACGTTGATCCAATGTAA
- the serB gene encoding phosphoserine phosphatase SerB, producing MPNSEIILINISGDDKPGVTTAITDILGKYDATILDIGQADIHNTLSLGILCKITNNADSGNVLKEILFKCSELNVNVRFTPVTIDRYDNWVTQQGKNRYIVTVLGKVITAKQLSKVTKVIAGQNLNIDSIIRLTGRPSLEVDNSNAVRACIELSVRGTLNDKNALSSQFMKYSSELGIDISFQKDDMYRRNRRLICFDMDSTLIKTEVIDELAERAGVGARVKAITESAMHGDIDFNESFKQRVALLKGLDESVLEDIARQLPIMDGAERLISTLKKIGFKVAILSGGFSYFGNYLKRLFDVDYMYANELEIIDGKLTGNYLGDIVDGKRKAELLKLIAQVEKIELEQVIAVGDGANDLPMLNLAGLGIAFHAKPKVKANAQQSLSTIGLDGVLYFLGFRDFHIGN from the coding sequence ATGCCAAACAGTGAAATCATTTTAATCAATATTTCGGGTGACGATAAACCTGGTGTTACCACTGCAATTACTGATATTTTAGGGAAGTACGATGCCACAATTTTAGATATTGGTCAGGCAGATATTCATAACACGCTTTCTCTTGGTATTTTATGCAAAATAACGAATAATGCCGATTCGGGAAATGTGTTGAAGGAAATCCTTTTTAAATGTTCGGAATTGAATGTAAACGTACGTTTTACTCCTGTGACGATTGATCGGTATGATAATTGGGTAACGCAACAAGGGAAGAACCGTTATATTGTAACTGTCTTGGGCAAAGTTATAACGGCTAAGCAATTATCTAAAGTAACGAAGGTGATTGCAGGACAAAATCTCAATATTGATTCCATTATTCGCCTGACCGGACGACCTTCGTTGGAAGTAGACAATTCAAATGCGGTACGTGCATGCATTGAATTATCCGTGCGGGGTACGTTGAATGATAAAAATGCGCTTTCGTCCCAATTCATGAAATATTCATCAGAGCTGGGCATTGATATTTCGTTTCAAAAGGATGACATGTATCGTCGTAACCGGCGTTTGATTTGTTTTGATATGGATTCGACTTTGATTAAAACAGAGGTAATCGATGAATTGGCCGAACGGGCAGGCGTGGGCGCTCGGGTAAAAGCAATCACCGAATCGGCTATGCATGGCGATATTGACTTCAATGAAAGTTTTAAACAAAGGGTCGCTTTGCTAAAGGGATTGGATGAGTCCGTACTGGAAGATATTGCCAGACAGCTTCCCATAATGGATGGAGCTGAACGCCTCATTTCTACACTTAAGAAGATTGGATTCAAAGTTGCCATTCTTTCCGGCGGATTCAGTTATTTTGGCAACTATTTGAAACGTCTCTTTGATGTCGACTATATGTATGCCAATGAATTGGAAATTATTGACGGAAAGTTGACCGGCAATTATCTGGGTGATATTGTTGATGGAAAGCGTAAAGCCGAATTGCTGAAGCTGATCGCCCAGGTAGAAAAAATTGAATTAGAGCAGGTTATTGCTGTGGGAGATGGAGCTAATGATTTGCCAATGTTAAATTTAGCTGGACTTGGGATTGCTTTT
- a CDS encoding YncE family protein gives MRNKTWRRSIFWVIICFSFYASGLVIQAAPKRPLQVNTTHPIWLTNNRAIASAGKQVFFGDSLLENHAMDAALSPGGKWLAIEERYSLVIVNTITQKVVYTLPLKDIEQIPKVGYGAMNTYSGIRWNRIGDENRITWSAVGGNIAYSYVIQVMWNGHKATVKKIFTYKAQAPAETALPNEVLIRDEKGKDMLYVVLNGNNQLVKQDLKTGDTIWIAPTGVAPYGIALANNKLYVTDWAGRTPDKDDPNVAGVPWGEARIDTTNAATREGSVSVIDPESGKVLKNIVVGLHPNKIVASPDGQFVYLTNSNSDAVSVINTFNDAVVETIPVRLQSNINDYFGDSPNGLAVSAGGHKLYVAVGMDNAIAIISLGKKSCSGGTLNKSVVDGFIPTGYYPSSINIKSGKIKDRKELFVTNIEADGPNRPFYLLKGEPAVYNTHHMLASISIIDMPGKAQLARYTRQVIALNQLRRLQSAQLPPRKGIAPRPLPARIGEPSVFKHVLYIIRENRTYDQVLGDVKTGNGDAQLCTFGKEITPNAHQLVKDYLLLDNYMASGKCSAEGHQWTDASIVTDYIEKNVRAWFRSYPHVQTDALVYAPSGFLWDNARKHGVSVEIFGEACIPHFDPKLTWSDIYNNFIKGNPFKFTNVTTLNTVKPLLSPTYPGYDSHKIPDAVRADAFVQELKHYEAMSGDSLPQLMILALPADHTAGMAPGFPTPRAMVADNDYALGKIIDAFTNSKFYKNSVIFVTEDDSQDGWDHVSAFRTVGLVISPYSRLHKTISTAYNQPSIVRTIEQILGLPPMNIEDAIATPMWNCFTQKPDYSPYYAIPNRIPLNEMNKPLTALSGAALHFAKLSLEPQFAGIDTGNDDLLNRIIWFSAKGTTPYPTQFAGKDSDDN, from the coding sequence ATGAGAAACAAAACGTGGAGACGATCTATTTTTTGGGTTATTATATGCTTCTCTTTTTATGCTTCGGGTTTGGTAATACAGGCAGCACCAAAGCGTCCATTGCAGGTAAATACCACTCATCCGATTTGGCTTACGAATAACCGGGCTATTGCATCTGCAGGTAAACAGGTTTTCTTTGGAGATTCGCTTTTGGAGAATCACGCGATGGATGCTGCCCTGTCACCTGGTGGAAAATGGCTTGCCATTGAAGAACGTTATAGTTTGGTGATTGTTAATACTATTACTCAAAAAGTAGTTTATACGCTTCCATTGAAGGATATAGAGCAAATCCCTAAAGTTGGATATGGAGCCATGAATACCTATTCAGGCATTCGCTGGAATAGAATTGGCGACGAAAACAGAATTACATGGAGTGCTGTGGGTGGAAATATAGCATATTCGTATGTTATTCAAGTCATGTGGAACGGCCACAAAGCGACAGTTAAGAAAATATTCACCTATAAAGCGCAGGCTCCGGCAGAGACAGCACTGCCTAACGAGGTTTTGATTCGTGATGAAAAGGGGAAGGACATGCTTTATGTGGTGTTAAATGGCAATAATCAGTTGGTTAAACAGGATCTGAAAACTGGAGATACCATTTGGATTGCCCCCACGGGTGTGGCTCCTTACGGGATAGCTTTAGCAAATAATAAGTTGTATGTTACCGATTGGGCAGGAAGAACACCGGACAAAGATGATCCGAATGTTGCAGGAGTTCCTTGGGGTGAGGCTCGTATTGATACAACGAATGCCGCCACAAGGGAAGGAAGTGTAAGCGTCATTGATCCGGAATCAGGTAAAGTGCTTAAAAATATCGTTGTCGGGCTGCATCCAAATAAAATCGTCGCATCTCCCGATGGCCAATTTGTATATCTGACGAATTCAAATAGCGATGCAGTGAGTGTCATCAATACATTTAACGATGCTGTTGTTGAGACAATACCCGTTCGACTGCAATCGAACATTAATGACTATTTTGGCGATTCTCCCAATGGACTTGCAGTATCTGCCGGTGGGCACAAACTCTATGTAGCGGTAGGAATGGACAATGCCATTGCAATAATATCACTGGGAAAGAAAAGTTGCTCTGGTGGGACATTAAATAAAAGCGTTGTTGATGGATTTATCCCAACAGGCTATTATCCTTCTTCCATTAATATTAAATCTGGTAAGATTAAAGATAGGAAAGAGTTGTTTGTTACAAACATAGAAGCAGACGGACCAAACCGCCCTTTCTATTTATTAAAAGGGGAACCAGCAGTTTATAATACGCATCATATGCTGGCCTCTATTTCGATTATTGATATGCCTGGTAAAGCACAGCTTGCCCGTTATACCAGACAGGTTATTGCGTTGAATCAATTACGGCGACTCCAGAGCGCCCAATTGCCGCCACGTAAAGGTATTGCTCCCAGACCTCTTCCTGCACGAATCGGAGAACCATCTGTCTTTAAGCATGTTTTGTATATCATCAGGGAAAATAGAACGTATGATCAGGTGTTGGGTGATGTCAAAACGGGGAATGGAGATGCTCAGCTTTGCACTTTTGGGAAAGAGATAACACCAAATGCTCATCAGTTAGTCAAAGATTATCTATTGCTTGATAATTACATGGCTTCCGGGAAATGCTCGGCTGAAGGGCACCAATGGACAGACGCTTCTATAGTGACGGATTATATTGAAAAAAATGTCAGGGCATGGTTTCGTAGCTACCCACATGTTCAAACCGATGCTTTGGTATATGCTCCAAGTGGTTTCCTATGGGATAATGCCAGAAAACATGGCGTCTCGGTCGAAATCTTTGGTGAAGCCTGCATCCCTCACTTTGATCCAAAACTCACATGGAGTGATATTTATAATAACTTTATCAAGGGAAATCCTTTCAAATTTACCAATGTTACGACATTAAATACGGTGAAGCCTTTACTTAGTCCTACTTATCCGGGTTATGACAGTCATAAAATTCCTGATGCCGTCCGGGCTGATGCATTTGTACAGGAGTTAAAACATTATGAAGCCATGTCGGGAGATTCGTTGCCACAATTAATGATTTTGGCTCTTCCTGCAGATCACACAGCTGGTATGGCTCCTGGGTTTCCAACGCCAAGGGCTATGGTGGCTGATAATGATTATGCCTTGGGGAAAATAATTGATGCCTTTACCAACAGCAAGTTTTATAAAAACAGCGTCATTTTTGTGACAGAAGATGACTCTCAGGATGGATGGGATCATGTATCAGCATTCCGTACTGTCGGGTTGGTGATTAGTCCTTATTCACGCCTTCACAAGACTATTTCAACTGCTTATAACCAGCCTTCGATTGTGCGGACTATTGAGCAGATTCTTGGATTGCCTCCTATGAATATCGAAGATGCTATTGCTACGCCAATGTGGAATTGCTTTACTCAAAAACCTGATTATTCTCCATATTACGCTATTCCGAACCGTATTCCTCTCAATGAAATGAATAAACCTTTAACAGCATTGAGTGGGGCTGCATTACACTTTGCGAAACTGAGTCTCGAACCACAGTTTGCTGGAATTGATACAGGCAATGATGATTTGTTGAATCGTATTATTTGGTTTTCGGCTAAAGGGACAACTCCATATCCGACACAATTTGCGGGAAAGGATTCAGATGATAACTGA
- the murA gene encoding UDP-N-acetylglucosamine 1-carboxyvinyltransferase, translating to MASFEIYGGNRLSGEIIPQGAKNEALQVICATILTSEKVTISNIPDIRDVNKLIELLQLLGVIVTRETAGSYSFQANQVDMSKLNTPEFVQQATSLRGSIMLVGPLLTRFGIATIPHPGGDKIGRRRTDTHYIGFQKLGAEISYDPEKTEVTAPSGGLQGAYILLDEASVTGTANLVMAAVLAKGKTTLFNAACEPYLFQLCTMLNNMGAHISGVGSNLLTIEGVAHLSGCEHRILPDIIEIGSFIGLAAMTRSDITIKNVAKEHLGITPDIFERMGISLVFQDDDIYIPTQDHYRIQRFMDGSIMTVADAPWPGFTPDLISVALVVATQAKGSVLIHQKMFESRLFFVDKLIDMGAQIILCDPHRAVVIGLNHEQPLRATRMTSPDIRAGVALLIAALSAEGKSIIDNIEQIDRGYQSIDKRLQQLGADIRRID from the coding sequence ATGGCATCATTTGAAATTTATGGCGGAAATCGCCTTTCCGGAGAAATTATTCCACAAGGAGCAAAAAACGAGGCACTACAGGTTATTTGCGCTACCATCCTGACTTCTGAAAAAGTTACTATCAGCAATATTCCCGATATCAGGGATGTCAATAAGCTTATTGAATTATTACAATTGTTGGGCGTGATTGTCACTCGCGAAACCGCAGGCAGCTATTCCTTCCAGGCAAACCAGGTTGATATGTCGAAACTGAATACGCCTGAATTTGTACAACAGGCAACTTCTTTGCGTGGTTCTATTATGCTTGTGGGGCCATTGTTAACCCGTTTTGGCATAGCGACAATTCCTCACCCGGGTGGAGATAAAATCGGCCGACGACGTACAGATACACATTATATCGGATTTCAGAAACTGGGAGCAGAGATTTCTTATGACCCTGAAAAAACTGAAGTTACAGCTCCATCTGGAGGTTTGCAGGGAGCGTACATTTTGCTCGATGAAGCATCTGTAACCGGAACTGCTAATCTGGTAATGGCGGCTGTGCTTGCAAAAGGCAAAACAACGCTTTTTAATGCAGCTTGCGAACCGTATCTTTTTCAGCTTTGCACAATGCTCAACAATATGGGGGCTCATATCTCAGGGGTAGGGTCTAATTTGTTGACAATCGAAGGAGTCGCTCATTTATCGGGATGCGAACATCGTATTTTGCCTGATATTATTGAGATAGGAAGTTTTATCGGACTGGCAGCAATGACCCGATCGGATATTACCATTAAGAACGTCGCCAAAGAACATTTGGGAATTACGCCGGATATTTTTGAGCGAATGGGAATTTCTTTGGTCTTTCAGGATGATGATATTTATATTCCTACCCAGGATCATTATCGTATTCAGCGATTTATGGATGGTTCTATCATGACGGTCGCCGATGCTCCCTGGCCCGGATTTACTCCCGACCTGATCAGTGTGGCTTTGGTTGTTGCTACTCAGGCAAAAGGGAGTGTGTTGATTCACCAGAAAATGTTTGAAAGCAGGCTTTTCTTTGTTGATAAATTGATTGATATGGGAGCTCAGATTATTCTGTGTGATCCTCACAGGGCTGTTGTCATTGGGTTAAATCATGAGCAACCATTACGCGCTACACGTATGACTTCTCCGGATATCCGGGCTGGAGTTGCACTTCTGATCGCTGCACTGTCGGCTGAAGGGAAAAGCATAATCGACAACATAGAGCAAATTGACAGAGGCTATCAGTCTATTGATAAGCGGTTACAACAATTGGGCGCTGATATCCGGAGAATTGATTAA